The Pan paniscus chromosome 22, NHGRI_mPanPan1-v2.0_pri, whole genome shotgun sequence genome has a segment encoding these proteins:
- the LOC100983238 gene encoding LOW QUALITY PROTEIN: protein MEMO1-like (The sequence of the model RefSeq protein was modified relative to this genomic sequence to represent the inferred CDS: inserted 4 bases in 2 codons) — protein sequence MSNRVVCREASHAGSWYTASGPRLNAQLEGWLSQVQSTERPARAIIAPHAGYTYCGSCAAHAYKQVDPSITRRIFILGPSHHVPLSRCALSSVDIYRTPLYDLRIDQKIYGELWKTGMFERMSLQTDEDEHSIEMHLPYTAKAMESHKDEFTIIPVLVGALSESKEQEFGXLFSKYLADPSNLFVVSSDFCHWGQRFRYSYYDESQGEIYRSIEHLDKMGMSIIEQLDPVSFSNYLKKYHNTICGRHPIGVLLNAITELQKNGMNMSFSFLNYAQSSQCRNWQDSXVSYAAGALTVH from the exons ATGTCCAACCGAGTGGTCTGCCGAGAAGCCAGTCACGCCGGGAGCTGGTACACAGCCTCAGGACCGCGGCTGAATGCACAGCTAGAAGGTTGGCTTTCACAAGTACAGTCTACAGAAAGACCTGCTAGAGCCATTATTGCCCCCCATGCAGGATATACGTACTGTGGGTCTTGTGCTGCCCATGCTTATAAACAAGTGGATCCGTCTATTACCCGGAGAATTTTCATCCTTGGGCCTTCTCATCATGTGCCCCTCTCTCGATGTGCACTTTCCAGTGTGGATATATATAGGACACCTCTGTATGACCTTCGTATTGACCAAAAGATTTACGGAGAACTATGGAAGACAGGAATGTTTGAACGCATGTCTCTGCAGACAGATGAAGATGAACACAGTATTGAAATGCATTTGCCTTATACAGCTAAAGCCATGGAAAGCCATAAGGATGAGTTTACCATTATTCCTGTACTGGTTGGAGCTCTGAGTGAGTCAAAAGAACAGGAATTCGG ACTTTTCAGTAAATATCTAGCGGATCCTAGTAATCTCTTTGTGGTTTCTTCTGATTTCTGCCATTGGGGTCAAAGGTTCCGTTACAGTTACTATGATGAATCCCAGGGGGAGATTTATAGATCCATTGAACATCTAGATAAAATGGGTATGAGTATTATAGAACAATTAGACCCTGTATCTTTTAGCAATTACTTGAAGAAATACCATAATACTATATGTGGAAGACATCCCATTGGGGTGTTATTAAATGCTATCACAGAGCTCCAGAAGAATGGAATGAATATGAGTTTTTCGTTTTTGAATTATGCCCAGTCGAGCCAGTGTAGAAACTGGCAAGACAG TGTGAGTTATGCAGCTGGAGCACTCACGGTCCACTGA